A single Triticum dicoccoides isolate Atlit2015 ecotype Zavitan chromosome 2A, WEW_v2.0, whole genome shotgun sequence DNA region contains:
- the LOC119351977 gene encoding FCS-Like Zinc finger 2-like produces MVPSVACSFFFDDELLGEPGMPAMDACALCAKQLARDRDVFMYRGDTPYCSEECRHEQMHLDAVCAKQAARRQQRFSAETESHRGQRQSRKVSVAS; encoded by the coding sequence ATGGTGCCATCAGTGGCCTGCTCCTTCTTCTTCGACGACGAGCTGCTCGGCGAGCCCGGCATGCCGGCGATGGACGCGTGCGCGCTCTGCGCCAAGCAGCTGGCGCGCGACCGCGACGTCTTCATGTACAGAGGGGACACGCCCTACTGCAGCGAGGAGTGCCGCCACGAGCAGATGCACCTCGACGCCGTCTGCGCCAAGCAGGCCGCGCGGAGGCAGCAGCGGTTCTCGGCGGAGACGGAGTCCCACCGTGGGCAGCGGCAGTCCAGGAAGGTGTCCGTCGCAAGCTAA
- the LOC119351978 gene encoding FCS-Like Zinc finger 2-like: MAPSLACSFFFDDELLGEPGMPAMDACALCAKPLARDSDVFMYRGDTPYCSEECRHEQMHLDAVCAKQAARRQQRFSAETESHRGQRQSRKVSVAS, encoded by the coding sequence ATGGCGCCATCACTGGCCTGCTCCTTCTTCTTCGACGACGAGCTGCTCGGCGAGCCCGGCATGCCGGCGATGGACGCGTGCGCGCTCTGCGCCAAGCCGCTGGCGCGCGACAGCGACGTCTTCATGTACAGAGGGGACACGCCCTACTGCAGCGAGGAGTGCCGCCACGAGCAGATGCACCTCGACGCCGTCTGCGCCAAGCAGGCCGCGCGGAGGCAGCAGCGGTTCTCGGCGGAGACGGAGTCCCACCGTGGGCAGCGGCAGTCCAGGAAGGTGTCGGTCGCAAGCTAA